In Fibrobacter sp. UWB2, one DNA window encodes the following:
- a CDS encoding glycosyl hydrolase 53 family protein → MKFLKNLAACVSCAFVALLMQSCGDDTALSPVYALSSSSVQESSSCHSGLDPESSSSVPESSAQESSSSFENLSSSGQDVGGSSSSETSLSAGTESSSSVATSSAVEPTSSETLQSSSSSEAQSSAAESSSSQASSSSSKTPSSSSAQPIKIDFYNGADISEVQEYERNNTKFYDVDGKESDIFTILKNHGFNSIRLRTFVSPKAKYGYAASGCGHDSEAYGDKDHVVAYAKKVKAAGMGLLVDIHYSDVWADPGKQIIPERWRNVNNADAMADSVYAYTKDLMIALKNAGATPDMVQVGNETTPGILIHKPNSKTDCWGNGVDKAATSVNGDMGTAAGKANAAKYFNAGIKAVKEVSPTTKTVLHIERIRKEETVKWWMGVIFDDYKIPADVMGFSAYTAYGDGTPDKWKNLFNTITTKYSKLEFIVAEYNGGDSDNHYNFDKSRQKTRESVREMNRWIGSFFWEPTIGGAWGSGLFDWRGKDLYANAKAFEEFF, encoded by the coding sequence ATGAAGTTTTTGAAAAATCTTGCGGCGTGCGTGTCTTGCGCTTTTGTTGCTTTGCTAATGCAATCTTGTGGTGACGATACGGCATTGTCACCTGTTTATGCTTTGAGTTCTTCGTCTGTGCAAGAATCTTCGTCATGTCATTCCGGACTTGATCCGGAATCTTCATCGAGCGTGCCGGAGTCCTCGGCTCAAGAATCGTCGTCATCTTTTGAAAATTTATCATCTTCAGGCCAAGATGTAGGTGGTTCCTCGTCCTCGGAAACCTCTTTGTCGGCGGGGACAGAATCGTCTTCATCCGTCGCGACATCGTCTGCGGTAGAACCGACGTCGTCTGAAACGTTGCAGAGTTCCTCCTCGTCCGAAGCTCAGTCATCGGCGGCAGAATCCTCGTCATCGCAAGCGTCTAGTTCTTCTTCGAAAACTCCAAGCTCATCTTCCGCTCAACCTATAAAAATTGACTTTTACAATGGCGCGGATATTTCCGAAGTCCAGGAATACGAACGAAATAACACAAAGTTTTACGATGTCGATGGCAAAGAAAGCGACATTTTTACGATTCTAAAAAATCACGGATTCAACTCCATTCGCTTGCGCACGTTTGTATCGCCTAAGGCAAAGTACGGCTATGCGGCAAGCGGTTGCGGTCATGATTCCGAAGCGTATGGTGACAAGGACCATGTGGTCGCTTATGCGAAAAAAGTAAAGGCTGCGGGCATGGGGCTCCTTGTGGATATCCATTACAGCGATGTCTGGGCGGATCCTGGCAAGCAGATTATCCCCGAACGCTGGCGTAACGTGAACAACGCTGATGCGATGGCTGATTCCGTGTACGCATACACCAAGGATTTGATGATTGCTCTTAAGAATGCTGGCGCAACGCCGGACATGGTGCAGGTTGGCAATGAAACGACTCCTGGCATCTTGATCCACAAGCCAAACAGCAAAACAGACTGTTGGGGAAATGGTGTCGATAAGGCGGCGACTTCCGTCAATGGCGATATGGGAACTGCCGCAGGCAAGGCAAATGCCGCCAAGTATTTCAATGCTGGCATCAAGGCTGTTAAAGAAGTCTCACCGACAACGAAAACGGTGCTTCACATTGAACGTATCCGCAAAGAAGAAACAGTTAAATGGTGGATGGGTGTCATCTTTGATGACTATAAAATCCCTGCCGATGTGATGGGTTTCTCTGCTTACACAGCATATGGTGACGGCACACCCGATAAGTGGAAGAATTTGTTCAATACGATTACGACAAAGTATTCAAAATTGGAATTTATCGTTGCAGAATACAACGGTGGTGATTCCGATAACCACTACAATTTCGACAAATCCCGCCAAAAGACTCGTGAATCCGTCCGTGAAATGAACCGTTGGATCGGCTCCTTCTTCTGGGAACCGACTATCGGCGGCGCGTGGGGTTCGGGACTTTTTGACTGGCGCGGTAAAGACCTTTACGCAAACGCCAAAGCTTTCGAAGAGTTTTTCTAG
- a CDS encoding class I SAM-dependent methyltransferase, with translation MFNADLLTSAKVQDFIKLATKKKLDALQVSTQLAKEFSNEERAVIMDYMALVPKFREKFGIESTAFLLCDKLALEQSTAQDIGRWKANLWPSGPEAVGKTVHDLCCGMGGDSFFLPKELTAIGVDLDENRLAMYRYNSCIMRGVSPEACNAHTILGDVREVAKENDSKNATLTRPKADYFTIDPARRAIEGENQRDLRNLTPTFEEVIEISKHYKGGMAKIPPGYPICEIPRGTEILYIGSRTDCRECLVLFGELAQNPDQVRAVMVDKTGNEIANWTFARDEKREARNESEQSQYDHNYELEGRDRIYRTSSSESDLPLGGISKFIAEPAPVLLRSHLFGVVAIAHDATTHLISPGIAYVTSEKPLPAPAFANYEILESSEISTGAVRAMLKSHDIGKLTLKLRGVKVDPDQEIKRLKPKGKNSATLFYTRLDGEKIAILANSVKNL, from the coding sequence ATGTTCAACGCGGATTTACTCACTTCGGCTAAAGTTCAGGATTTCATCAAGCTTGCAACCAAGAAAAAATTGGATGCATTGCAAGTTTCGACGCAACTTGCCAAGGAATTCAGCAACGAAGAACGAGCCGTCATTATGGACTATATGGCGCTTGTGCCGAAATTCCGCGAGAAATTCGGAATCGAGAGTACCGCATTCCTCCTTTGCGACAAACTAGCGCTGGAACAGAGCACCGCGCAAGATATCGGACGCTGGAAAGCAAACTTGTGGCCAAGCGGCCCCGAAGCCGTCGGCAAAACTGTTCATGACCTTTGCTGTGGCATGGGTGGCGATTCCTTCTTTTTGCCGAAGGAACTAACTGCAATTGGCGTTGACCTCGACGAAAACCGCCTTGCAATGTATCGCTACAACAGTTGCATAATGCGTGGCGTTTCGCCAGAAGCCTGCAACGCACACACCATTCTCGGAGATGTCCGCGAAGTCGCCAAAGAAAACGATTCCAAGAATGCGACGCTCACCCGCCCCAAAGCCGATTATTTCACGATTGACCCTGCCCGTCGAGCGATCGAAGGCGAGAATCAGCGTGACCTGCGCAACCTCACGCCCACATTCGAAGAAGTCATCGAGATTTCAAAGCATTACAAAGGCGGCATGGCAAAAATTCCGCCTGGCTACCCCATTTGCGAAATTCCGCGAGGCACAGAAATCTTGTACATTGGCTCCCGCACGGACTGCCGCGAATGCTTAGTGCTGTTCGGCGAACTCGCCCAAAATCCAGACCAAGTCCGCGCTGTAATGGTCGACAAAACAGGAAACGAAATTGCCAACTGGACGTTCGCCCGCGACGAGAAGCGCGAAGCTCGCAACGAGAGCGAACAATCGCAATACGACCACAATTACGAGCTCGAAGGCCGCGACCGCATTTACCGCACATCGAGCAGCGAATCCGACTTGCCACTCGGCGGGATTTCAAAGTTCATCGCAGAACCCGCGCCGGTGTTGCTCCGCAGCCACCTCTTTGGAGTGGTCGCCATCGCCCACGACGCAACAACACACCTGATTTCGCCAGGCATCGCTTACGTGACGAGCGAAAAGCCGCTCCCCGCCCCCGCTTTCGCCAACTACGAGATTTTGGAATCGTCCGAGATTTCGACAGGCGCCGTCCGCGCGATGCTCAAATCGCACGACATCGGAAAACTCACGCTCAAGCTGCGAGGCGTCAAAGTCGACCCC
- a CDS encoding glycoside hydrolase family 18 protein translates to MSSTRNLLKAFCMLGGICSAWAAPLFIGYYPDWGKWHKPAYTVDKVPYNKLTHVLWSFITPNTDGTLKGDAAEDPRALDEMVTLAHAAGTKVIVSLGGGGQSDNFVPVASNDALRQKFIANLVKYVADHNLDGLDMDWEWEYNPVPEADTIAYSKLLTELREALPKDKSLSAALPCSPYYGKWFTAEVLVKNLDWFGFMTYDITGDWDEKAMFDSPLYPHEGYTTWSWEETRDYWKKRGVPTEKMVFGIPSFGFQFQGATGPGTDFTKGTAKQIAYKDIVTNTDWKYFYDSVAVEPYGVSSTGYVTFEDPHSSTVKSRWVKENGYAGIMVWEVSHDYIEGVGNPILDSIAIVLHEETTGIRDIHKKRATSSRLDASKKPNAQTKRVDALGKSVQNKGHESRLKNKFIFRVEP, encoded by the coding sequence ATGTCTAGTACAAGAAACTTACTTAAAGCATTTTGCATGCTCGGCGGAATTTGCTCCGCGTGGGCAGCACCGCTGTTTATCGGCTATTACCCTGATTGGGGCAAATGGCACAAGCCCGCCTACACTGTAGATAAAGTTCCGTACAACAAATTAACGCATGTGCTGTGGAGTTTCATCACGCCTAACACGGACGGGACGCTCAAAGGCGATGCAGCAGAAGACCCCAGAGCCCTTGACGAAATGGTAACGCTCGCCCATGCGGCCGGTACAAAAGTCATCGTCTCGCTTGGCGGTGGCGGACAGAGCGACAATTTTGTGCCCGTAGCATCAAACGATGCGCTCCGTCAAAAATTCATCGCAAACCTCGTCAAATACGTCGCAGACCACAATCTTGATGGTCTTGACATGGATTGGGAATGGGAATACAATCCCGTCCCCGAGGCAGACACTATCGCCTACAGCAAATTGCTCACAGAGCTACGCGAAGCCCTCCCCAAAGACAAAAGCCTTTCGGCAGCACTTCCCTGCTCGCCCTATTACGGGAAATGGTTCACAGCCGAAGTCCTCGTGAAAAACTTGGACTGGTTCGGATTCATGACCTACGACATCACCGGCGACTGGGACGAAAAAGCCATGTTCGATTCGCCGCTCTACCCGCACGAAGGTTATACCACCTGGTCGTGGGAAGAAACGCGCGACTATTGGAAAAAGCGTGGCGTCCCGACAGAAAAGATGGTCTTTGGCATACCCTCATTTGGCTTTCAGTTTCAAGGAGCAACAGGCCCTGGCACCGACTTTACCAAAGGTACCGCCAAGCAAATCGCATACAAGGATATCGTCACAAATACCGACTGGAAATACTTCTATGACAGCGTCGCTGTAGAACCCTACGGCGTATCTTCGACCGGATACGTGACCTTCGAAGACCCGCATTCTTCCACCGTCAAATCGCGTTGGGTCAAGGAAAACGGTTACGCCGGCATCATGGTCTGGGAAGTTTCTCACGACTACATCGAAGGCGTCGGAAATCCGATTCTCGATAGCATCGCTATTGTATTGCACGAAGAAACGACAGGAATCCGCGACATTCACAAGAAGCGCGCGACGAGCTCTCGGCTAGACGCCTCGAAAAAACCGAATGCGCAAACAAAGCGCGTAGATGCACTCGGAAAAAGCGTACAAAACAAAGGCCATGAAAGTCGCCTAAAGAACAAGTTTATTTTTAGAGTGGAACCGTAA
- a CDS encoding GTP-binding protein produces MKKNKKPVVLITGYLGSGKTTLLNNLLKQEKRKVALIVNDMGSINVDAEILKKNGSNVTECPMFELQNGCICCTLRDEFIEHVEKISNLDSIEVVFVEASGISDPGAVSASFLAYEEDNPNTNVYLTSIVTVVDGDRIYREFLSELKQKKEERDSLAEKYDLSDEEISTLIVDQIEFCNFIILNKCDLLSADQLKEVESIVRDFQPRAPIIHSVNGDIDIEKIMTTKPFNYDQIDSSSAIQKATATLTQPGRKNNGCVDEYGITSFVFEARRPFNRTRFMEFVNNRYPSQLIRSKGYIWFSDASKDVQLFEQAGRNSSILPVSYWIDALSEDVKQSYIDDNPEIKENWDTQFGDRENQVVFIGKGYNKDDIIVELEKCLDERAFA; encoded by the coding sequence ATGAAAAAGAATAAGAAACCGGTGGTACTCATCACCGGGTATTTGGGGTCGGGTAAAACCACGCTTTTGAACAATCTTCTCAAACAAGAAAAGAGAAAAGTCGCCCTCATCGTAAACGATATGGGAAGCATCAATGTCGATGCCGAAATCTTGAAAAAGAACGGTTCGAACGTCACCGAATGCCCGATGTTCGAATTGCAAAACGGTTGCATCTGCTGCACGTTGCGCGATGAATTCATTGAACATGTTGAAAAAATTTCCAACCTCGATTCCATTGAAGTCGTGTTTGTCGAAGCCTCCGGCATCAGCGACCCGGGTGCGGTGAGCGCCAGTTTCCTCGCTTACGAAGAAGACAATCCAAATACGAATGTCTACTTGACTTCCATCGTCACAGTCGTCGATGGCGATAGAATTTACCGCGAATTCCTTAGCGAATTAAAGCAGAAAAAAGAAGAAAGAGATAGCCTCGCCGAAAAGTACGACTTGAGCGATGAAGAAATTTCGACACTGATTGTCGACCAGATTGAATTCTGCAATTTCATCATTTTGAACAAGTGCGATTTGCTCAGCGCAGACCAGCTCAAGGAAGTGGAATCTATCGTTCGCGATTTCCAGCCGCGTGCTCCGATTATCCATTCCGTCAACGGCGATATCGACATCGAAAAAATAATGACAACAAAGCCGTTCAACTACGATCAAATTGATTCCTCTTCGGCCATTCAAAAGGCTACCGCAACATTAACCCAGCCAGGTCGAAAGAACAATGGTTGCGTAGACGAATACGGAATCACATCGTTTGTTTTCGAAGCCAGGCGCCCGTTTAACAGAACACGCTTTATGGAATTTGTCAACAACAGATACCCGTCACAGCTCATCCGTTCCAAGGGCTACATCTGGTTCTCGGATGCCAGCAAGGACGTACAGCTATTCGAACAGGCCGGCAGAAATTCCTCGATTTTGCCCGTTTCGTATTGGATTGACGCATTGAGCGAAGATGTAAAGCAATCGTACATTGACGACAATCCAGAAATCAAAGAAAACTGGGACACTCAATTTGGCGACCGCGAGAACCAGGTCGTGTTCATCGGCAAAGGCTACAACAAGGATGACATCATTGTCGAGCTTGAAAAATGCCTTGACGAAAGAGCATTTGCTTAA
- a CDS encoding glycosyl hydrolase family 8, with amino-acid sequence MKSTKLSAFSLSLLFSAAMATAADTAGNFFDENGAYYGPDCDKEKNYSGAYYTGNYESPFKTVLGKTDEEIQEKMDQLWNHYFKGDNNSKVYYDKGNEAYILDVNNRDVRSEGMSYGMMIAVQTGHKEEFDKLWNWAKNHMWHKSGGWDGYFAWQRNESGSGGDDNCAPDGEMYFMMSLLFAANRWNDSKYMDDAQYILKKMWDNGQHSLFNPQHYVITFQPQGNENNFSDPSYDLPAYVDLFARWSTSNQDKWSKAAKATRDHLYKSSNTKSGLFSDYNNFDGTPHGVSYNGNAEKYMYDAMRCAMNFGMDYYLFGADSARQEEMARRIIDFFEKDNYKHARFNWDGSNPQEQYTLGETGANAVAAMALINDSKYDEAVKKNLKMAWDASLMTGQYRYYDGLVHYLAMLHLSGTFKIWKPKPEVTEKEVTANEHNGVKIAKDTTFYSFESCKLYKVNAKPEPEQAINTTIRLNNNVRVWSTNSAIVIENAVVGSKFAVTDMNGRVLKSAKTSSPMQEVRINSRGNFLVIVGNKTYKVVK; translated from the coding sequence ATGAAATCAACAAAACTTTCTGCATTCTCTCTCTCTTTGCTGTTCAGTGCCGCTATGGCCACTGCAGCCGATACCGCAGGTAATTTCTTTGACGAAAACGGCGCCTACTACGGCCCGGACTGCGATAAAGAAAAAAACTATTCCGGCGCTTACTACACCGGTAACTATGAAAGCCCGTTCAAGACCGTCTTGGGCAAGACCGACGAAGAAATCCAGGAAAAAATGGATCAGTTGTGGAACCATTATTTTAAGGGCGACAACAATTCCAAGGTCTATTACGACAAGGGCAACGAAGCTTACATTCTCGACGTGAACAACAGAGACGTCCGTTCTGAAGGCATGTCTTACGGTATGATGATTGCTGTGCAGACCGGCCACAAAGAAGAATTCGACAAGCTCTGGAACTGGGCCAAGAACCACATGTGGCACAAGAGCGGTGGCTGGGATGGCTACTTCGCTTGGCAGCGCAACGAAAGCGGTTCCGGCGGTGACGACAACTGCGCTCCGGACGGCGAAATGTATTTTATGATGTCGCTACTTTTTGCAGCGAACCGCTGGAATGACAGCAAGTACATGGACGATGCCCAGTACATCTTGAAGAAGATGTGGGACAACGGCCAGCATAGCCTTTTCAACCCGCAACATTACGTTATCACGTTCCAGCCGCAGGGCAACGAAAACAACTTCTCCGACCCGTCTTACGACTTGCCGGCTTACGTTGATCTTTTCGCTCGCTGGTCCACCTCCAATCAGGATAAGTGGAGCAAGGCTGCAAAGGCTACACGCGATCACTTGTACAAATCCTCCAACACAAAGTCCGGCTTGTTCTCGGATTACAACAACTTCGACGGTACTCCGCACGGCGTAAGCTACAACGGCAATGCTGAAAAGTACATGTACGATGCCATGCGCTGCGCTATGAACTTCGGTATGGACTACTACCTCTTCGGTGCTGATTCTGCACGCCAAGAAGAAATGGCCCGCCGCATCATCGACTTCTTCGAAAAGGACAACTACAAGCATGCCCGTTTCAACTGGGACGGTTCCAATCCGCAGGAACAGTACACGCTTGGCGAAACTGGCGCAAACGCTGTGGCAGCAATGGCTTTGATCAACGATTCAAAGTATGATGAAGCCGTCAAGAAGAATCTCAAGATGGCTTGGGACGCAAGCCTCATGACTGGTCAGTACCGCTACTACGATGGCTTGGTGCACTACCTCGCCATGCTCCACTTGAGCGGAACGTTCAAGATTTGGAAGCCGAAGCCGGAAGTGACTGAAAAGGAAGTCACCGCCAACGAACACAACGGTGTCAAGATTGCTAAGGATACGACGTTCTATTCGTTCGAATCTTGCAAGCTCTACAAGGTGAACGCAAAGCCGGAACCGGAACAGGCCATCAACACCACAATCAGATTGAACAACAACGTAAGAGTTTGGTCCACCAACAGCGCCATCGTTATTGAAAACGCTGTAGTCGGCTCCAAGTTCGCCGTGACGGACATGAATGGTCGCGTGCTCAAGTCTGCAAAGACAAGCTCCCCCATGCAAGAAGTCCGCATCAACAGCAGAGGCAACTTCCTCGTCATTGTTGGCAACAAGACTTACAAGGTCGTGAAGTAA
- a CDS encoding TIGR02172 family protein, producing MNYKQINLNDWELQGEGAFGESYFSKTDSSIMLKLMKPEGRKEDIIAEFENSRKIASVGFKTPAAIEMVEESQSGRLGIIYEKVQEKISFTRMIHDNPSDLPRIAKIHAEEAKKFHGINCDPTQFLCYKETIRKAIPKLFTFKKYKDILKATIELVPDSYGCLQYDFQPGNIVHSNKTGENYWIDMGDFGYGHYLFDIAFLYMFTNILCTKKSVQQIFHMTEQQLRDYWVEFTAAYFGRSIQPDEMFGKKIRLHLALAVTIKYHIIPAPGPIKYIILNIMLRNALKGIILEDVADIMAAEV from the coding sequence ATGAATTACAAACAGATCAATTTAAATGACTGGGAATTGCAAGGGGAAGGGGCTTTCGGAGAAAGCTACTTTTCTAAAACAGATTCGAGCATTATGCTCAAGCTCATGAAACCAGAGGGGCGCAAGGAAGACATTATCGCAGAGTTTGAAAATTCTAGAAAGATCGCTTCCGTCGGCTTTAAAACTCCTGCAGCAATCGAAATGGTTGAAGAAAGTCAATCGGGACGCCTTGGCATAATCTATGAGAAAGTGCAAGAAAAAATTTCGTTCACAAGGATGATTCACGACAATCCAAGTGACCTGCCCCGCATTGCCAAAATCCACGCCGAAGAAGCGAAAAAATTTCATGGCATAAACTGCGACCCAACCCAATTCTTGTGCTATAAAGAAACCATACGCAAGGCCATTCCAAAGCTATTCACATTCAAGAAGTACAAAGATATCTTGAAGGCCACTATAGAGCTAGTTCCTGACAGCTATGGATGCCTACAGTACGATTTCCAGCCTGGCAATATCGTACATTCAAACAAGACCGGTGAAAATTACTGGATAGACATGGGCGATTTCGGCTATGGGCATTACCTTTTTGATATAGCCTTTCTGTACATGTTTACCAACATTCTTTGTACCAAAAAAAGCGTGCAACAAATATTTCACATGACAGAACAACAGTTGCGCGATTACTGGGTGGAATTTACAGCCGCATATTTTGGCAGATCAATTCAACCAGACGAAATGTTCGGGAAAAAGATTCGGCTTCACTTAGCCTTGGCTGTGACTATAAAATACCACATAATCCCTGCACCTGGGCCTATAAAGTATATCATATTGAATATTATGCTTAGAAACGCCCTCAAGGGAATCATTCTGGAAGACGTTGCCGACATAATGGCGGCGGAAGTTTAG
- a CDS encoding Fur family transcriptional regulator, with amino-acid sequence MGVIKYKTKQQELLLSCFKAMQGRHFTAEDVATYFQKQNISIGIATIYRQIEKFVAMGVVQKYFLGEQNAACFQYMGEECHKEVSHFHLKCEKCGTLIHLECHDLEQLSSHLMAEHGFALDPFRTVFYGLCENCRLAT; translated from the coding sequence ATGGGCGTTATTAAATACAAAACAAAACAGCAGGAACTTCTCCTTTCCTGCTTCAAAGCGATGCAGGGCCGCCATTTCACAGCAGAAGACGTGGCGACTTATTTCCAGAAGCAGAACATTTCTATCGGCATTGCAACTATCTATCGCCAGATTGAAAAGTTTGTGGCGATGGGCGTTGTTCAAAAGTATTTCCTTGGCGAACAGAATGCCGCCTGCTTCCAATACATGGGCGAAGAATGCCACAAAGAAGTTTCGCATTTTCACCTGAAGTGCGAAAAATGCGGCACGCTCATCCATCTCGAATGTCACGATCTTGAACAGCTGAGTTCGCACCTGATGGCAGAACACGGTTTTGCACTTGATCCATTCCGCACTGTTTTTTACGGACTCTGTGAGAACTGCCGCCTAGCGACCTAA